One Thermus hydrothermalis genomic region harbors:
- the glp gene encoding gephyrin-like molybdotransferase Glp — protein MRANLSVEEALALVLSEAKAPLPVEEVPLREAYGRVLAEDLASRVDHPDQDDTAVDGYACREEDTLGASQANPVRLRVIGESPAGRPFGGRVGKGEAVAVYTGAPIPQGANAVVRVEDTRREGEDVLLFAPASPKDIRPKGDDLKRGEVYLRRGDFLTPGRLGLAAAMGYPRLRVFRRPRVGILSTGDEVVEPGEPLPFGGVYNSNAYSLLGLVLEAGGEPVLLGKVADRPEEVLARLEAAGPLDLLLTSGGVSMGEYDVVRKVLEERGEVVFWKVKQQPGGPLLLARLGGLPVLGLPGNPVSSMVTFFLYGRPFLFRLQERTDPPYRSLKAKALTPFKGAKGKKVFRRGVLSFEEELVVRTTGNQSSGVLRSMAFGNALVVLPPDQDAREGEVVEVIPLTCVLVL, from the coding sequence ATGCGCGCGAACCTCAGCGTGGAGGAAGCCCTAGCCCTGGTGCTTTCGGAGGCCAAGGCGCCTTTGCCCGTGGAGGAGGTTCCCTTAAGGGAGGCCTACGGCCGGGTCCTGGCGGAGGACCTCGCCTCCCGGGTGGACCACCCGGACCAGGACGATACCGCCGTGGACGGCTACGCCTGCCGGGAGGAGGACACCCTTGGGGCTTCGCAGGCGAACCCCGTGCGCCTTCGGGTCATCGGGGAGTCCCCGGCGGGGCGGCCCTTCGGGGGCAGAGTGGGGAAGGGGGAGGCGGTGGCGGTGTACACGGGAGCCCCCATTCCCCAGGGGGCCAACGCCGTTGTTCGGGTGGAGGACACGCGGCGGGAAGGGGAGGACGTCCTCCTCTTCGCCCCGGCGAGCCCCAAGGACATCCGGCCCAAGGGGGATGACCTGAAGCGGGGAGAGGTCTACCTGAGGCGGGGGGATTTCCTCACGCCCGGGAGGCTGGGCCTGGCGGCGGCCATGGGCTACCCCCGCCTCAGGGTCTTCCGCCGGCCCCGGGTGGGGATCCTCTCCACGGGGGACGAGGTGGTGGAACCGGGGGAGCCCTTGCCCTTTGGTGGGGTGTACAACTCCAACGCCTATAGCCTCCTGGGGTTGGTCCTCGAGGCGGGGGGCGAGCCCGTCCTCCTGGGCAAGGTGGCGGACCGCCCCGAGGAGGTGCTGGCCCGCTTGGAGGCGGCGGGGCCTTTGGACCTCCTCCTCACCTCAGGCGGGGTTTCCATGGGGGAATACGATGTGGTGCGCAAGGTCTTGGAGGAAAGGGGGGAGGTGGTCTTCTGGAAGGTGAAGCAGCAACCCGGAGGGCCCTTGCTCCTTGCCCGGCTTGGGGGCCTGCCCGTCTTGGGCCTCCCGGGCAACCCCGTGTCCAGCATGGTCACCTTCTTCCTCTACGGGAGGCCCTTCCTCTTCCGCCTCCAGGAGCGCACCGACCCCCCTTACCGCTCCCTGAAGGCCAAGGCCCTCACCCCCTTCAAGGGGGCCAAGGGGAAGAAGGTCTTCCGGCGGGGGGTGCTCTCCTTTGAGGAGGAGCTCGTGGTGCGCACCACGGGCAACCAAAGCAGCGGGGTCCTCCGCTCCATGGCCTTCGGCAACGCCTTGGTGGTCCTCCCCCCGGACCAGGACGCCCGGGAGGGGGAGGTGGTGGAGGTCATCCCCTTGACATGCGTGCTCGTGCTTTAG
- a CDS encoding S8 family peptidase — protein METKPAPDVPWGLLGGLLLLLGGAFLFALGLFQEKVASLPPGVLYPRRAMVGEEVRLGIGELSPERVRVTVDGVEAAVVERRPGEVRFRVPGVPGGKRRVRAQGSPAVEAELVVLGQVVREEALLFLPEGKPVSLPPGFRVLEEGSLGPCGLRFYRLGVGGLPLGLALETLEAQDPMYKADPESLWSLDLEGVEPVGAGGFWVRGFRGGSVAVAVLDTGVEALPEGRFLPGYDFVEGDALPQDAFPGGHGTQVASLVLRVAPEAQIMPVRVCDSQGVCRASRVIQGICYALGGPRPLVLNLSLGGDTPVEALEGLLRRALAEGVGVVAAGGNQGPRGPAHYPAAFDLPGLLAVGALDARFQGPAAFSTWGPYLDLLAPGEGLACRGPGGKEAVCRGSSFAAPWVAGALALLMEERPGLPPRAYEELLKSWAKPLPYPEEAVGAGALRLP, from the coding sequence ATGGAGACCAAACCTGCCCCCGATGTGCCCTGGGGCTTGTTGGGGGGGTTGCTGCTGCTTTTGGGCGGGGCCTTTCTTTTCGCCCTAGGTCTTTTCCAGGAGAAGGTTGCCTCCTTGCCTCCGGGGGTCCTTTATCCCCGCAGGGCTATGGTGGGGGAGGAGGTGCGCCTGGGTATTGGGGAGCTTTCCCCAGAGAGGGTCCGCGTGACCGTGGATGGGGTGGAGGCCGCGGTGGTGGAGCGGCGGCCCGGGGAGGTGCGTTTCCGGGTTCCAGGGGTTCCCGGGGGAAAGCGGCGGGTCCGGGCGCAGGGGAGCCCCGCGGTGGAGGCGGAGCTGGTGGTCTTGGGCCAGGTGGTGCGGGAAGAGGCGCTCCTCTTCCTGCCGGAGGGGAAGCCAGTGAGCCTGCCCCCTGGCTTTCGGGTGTTGGAGGAGGGAAGCTTAGGACCGTGCGGCCTGCGGTTCTACCGGTTGGGTGTGGGGGGCCTTCCCTTGGGCCTTGCCCTAGAAACCCTCGAGGCCCAAGACCCCATGTACAAGGCGGATCCGGAAAGCCTCTGGTCGTTGGACCTGGAGGGGGTTGAACCTGTTGGGGCAGGCGGCTTTTGGGTGCGGGGCTTCCGAGGGGGAAGCGTGGCGGTGGCGGTGCTGGACACCGGGGTGGAGGCTCTTCCCGAAGGGCGGTTCCTCCCCGGGTACGACTTCGTGGAAGGGGATGCCCTCCCCCAGGACGCCTTTCCCGGTGGGCACGGCACGCAGGTGGCCTCCCTGGTCCTGCGGGTGGCCCCGGAGGCCCAAATCATGCCCGTGCGGGTGTGCGACAGCCAAGGGGTATGCCGGGCAAGCCGCGTGATCCAGGGGATCTGCTACGCCCTTGGGGGGCCTAGGCCCCTGGTCCTCAACCTGAGCCTAGGGGGAGACACGCCGGTGGAAGCCCTGGAAGGCCTGTTGCGCAGGGCCTTGGCGGAAGGGGTGGGGGTGGTGGCGGCGGGGGGCAACCAGGGGCCTCGGGGCCCCGCCCACTACCCCGCCGCCTTTGACCTCCCAGGGCTTTTGGCCGTGGGCGCCTTGGACGCCCGCTTCCAAGGGCCTGCGGCCTTCAGCACCTGGGGGCCATACCTGGACCTCCTTGCCCCGGGGGAAGGGTTGGCTTGCCGGGGGCCGGGGGGCAAGGAGGCGGTGTGCCGGGGAAGCTCCTTTGCCGCGCCTTGGGTAGCGGGAGCCTTGGCCCTCCTCATGGAGGAAAGGCCAGGCTTGCCTCCTAGAGCCTACGAGGAGCTTCTCAAATCCTGGGCCAAGCCCCTTCCCTATCCCGAGGAGGCGGTGGGGGCGGGGGCTTTGCGCCTACCTTAA
- a CDS encoding tetratricopeptide repeat protein, whose protein sequence is MPLLRTLGGPELEGMRFGREKPLLLLAYLAVEGPKPRRHLAELFWPRARDALNSLAVALLQLRPLGVVVGEEVLAARVDLDLPLVFQALKEGRVEEALRLYRGAFLERLTLRLPEELEEWVWRKREAVARKVAQGVKRAATGLAALGFWEEAEALWERLASLPGLLEPPRLPRLARFLLPEEDRRAFFRLLLGGEIPGGETLVRLRLRGLVDARGRPLLEPPLGLEAREEALVLARRRPLREAAYLYRLASPLLRGEDLGRAVEAFLAEAQALLSRNPKDVLRLLEGAPDLPPIRLQRARALERLGRFREALELLRGLPETEEVRLLRGIIAFRLGRREEAWRVLEGAKEGSAEAWNLRGYLLLGEGRFQEAAEAFARAAVRFLAQGEEERYAGALGNRALALAEGQVAREVVERAFQEALSGAKGALARARLLLNLGVFRERLGDVAVAESLYREALELGEEGGSLEVLGRAWNNLGALYHRQGRREEAEDAYQRALLLAREAGEVVLTAAVLANLAELRGEGAFLEEAVALLAEAGHEALAERYRERMARLG, encoded by the coding sequence ATGCCCCTTCTCCGCACCTTGGGAGGGCCCGAGCTTGAAGGGATGCGGTTTGGCCGGGAGAAGCCCCTGCTCCTCCTGGCCTACCTGGCGGTGGAGGGCCCTAAGCCCCGCCGCCACCTGGCGGAGCTCTTCTGGCCCCGGGCCCGGGATGCCCTCAACAGCCTGGCCGTGGCCTTGTTGCAGCTTCGCCCGCTTGGGGTGGTGGTGGGGGAGGAGGTGTTGGCCGCCCGGGTGGACCTAGACCTGCCCCTCGTCTTCCAGGCCCTTAAGGAGGGGAGGGTAGAGGAGGCCCTGCGTCTTTACCGCGGGGCTTTCCTGGAACGCCTTACCCTAAGGCTTCCGGAGGAACTGGAGGAGTGGGTGTGGCGCAAACGGGAAGCGGTGGCGCGAAAGGTGGCCCAGGGGGTCAAGCGCGCTGCCACGGGTTTAGCCGCCCTAGGCTTTTGGGAGGAAGCGGAGGCCCTTTGGGAGCGCCTCGCTTCCCTACCCGGGCTGCTTGAGCCCCCGCGCCTACCCCGCTTGGCGCGGTTCCTCTTGCCTGAGGAGGACCGGCGGGCCTTCTTCCGCCTACTCCTTGGTGGGGAGATACCTGGGGGGGAAACCCTGGTCCGGCTGCGGCTTCGGGGCCTTGTGGACGCCAGGGGCAGGCCTCTCCTGGAGCCCCCTTTAGGCCTCGAGGCCCGGGAAGAAGCCCTCGTGTTGGCGCGAAGGCGCCCGTTGAGGGAGGCGGCGTACCTGTACCGCCTGGCTTCGCCCTTGCTCCGAGGAGAGGACCTGGGGCGGGCGGTGGAGGCCTTTTTGGCGGAGGCCCAGGCCCTTCTCTCCCGCAATCCCAAAGACGTGTTGCGCCTTTTGGAGGGCGCCCCCGACCTTCCTCCCATCCGCCTTCAGCGCGCCCGGGCGTTGGAGCGGCTTGGGCGCTTCAGGGAAGCCCTGGAGCTCTTGAGGGGCCTTCCCGAAACCGAAGAGGTGCGCCTCTTGAGGGGCATCATCGCCTTCCGTCTGGGTCGGCGAGAAGAGGCCTGGCGGGTCCTGGAGGGTGCGAAGGAGGGCTCGGCGGAGGCTTGGAACCTAAGGGGGTATCTCCTCCTTGGGGAAGGCAGGTTCCAGGAGGCGGCGGAGGCCTTTGCCCGGGCGGCGGTGCGTTTCCTGGCCCAGGGGGAGGAGGAGCGCTATGCGGGGGCTTTGGGCAACCGCGCCCTGGCTCTGGCCGAGGGCCAGGTGGCGCGCGAGGTGGTAGAACGGGCCTTTCAGGAGGCGCTTTCGGGGGCCAAGGGGGCCTTGGCCCGCGCTAGACTCCTCCTCAACCTGGGGGTTTTCCGGGAGCGGCTGGGCGACGTTGCCGTTGCGGAAAGCCTCTACCGTGAGGCTTTGGAACTTGGGGAGGAGGGGGGAAGCCTCGAGGTGCTGGGCCGGGCCTGGAACAACCTGGGCGCCCTCTACCATCGCCAGGGGCGCAGGGAAGAGGCGGAGGATGCCTACCAAAGGGCCCTTCTCCTAGCCCGGGAGGCGGGGGAGGTGGTGCTCACGGCGGCGGTGCTGGCGAACTTGGCCGAGCTACGGGGGGAGGGGGCTTTCCTGGAGGAGGCGGTGGCCCTCCTGGCGGAAGCGGGGCACGAGGCCCTTGCCGAGCGGTACCGGGAGCGCATGGCCCGCCTTGGATAA
- a CDS encoding MFS transporter, which produces MKGLSPAYRFVLASFLWSFGANLVYFFLNFHLEALGYTRAHIGYAQALLLLVGVVSALPLAYLIPRLGYLKSLYLAFFLAAGSGVLLGLGLLVFPALGGYGLAGALLQGAAAPLMARLVPPERRVALFSLQAALTTASGFFSTLLAGLLSEWVGARHVLLFALPFFLLAVPLALGLPEGEGKVPRLKGRFGVWLRLLVPQVVIGFGAGLVIPFLNLYLKEKFGLTYGATGLVFALSSLATGGAMLLQPLLVHRVGKLGAIVWVQALSLPFLALLAWAPWLPVVTLALLVRGALMNAAGPVYAALVMDYLPEEERAGFFLVESALWSLLFALGSALSGKLQAALGLGAFHYLFGATLALYALGIALWPWAFRQKAPPGGGA; this is translated from the coding sequence TTGAAGGGGCTTTCCCCCGCGTACCGCTTTGTGCTGGCGAGCTTTCTTTGGTCCTTCGGGGCCAACCTGGTTTACTTTTTCCTGAACTTTCACCTCGAGGCCCTGGGGTACACCCGGGCCCACATCGGCTACGCCCAGGCACTCCTCCTCCTCGTGGGGGTGGTGTCCGCCCTGCCCCTTGCCTACCTCATCCCCCGCCTGGGCTACCTGAAAAGCCTTTACTTGGCCTTCTTCCTGGCGGCGGGGAGCGGGGTGCTCCTCGGGCTTGGCCTTTTGGTCTTTCCCGCCCTCGGGGGGTACGGCCTGGCGGGGGCGCTCTTGCAGGGGGCGGCGGCCCCCCTCATGGCGCGGCTCGTGCCCCCGGAAAGGCGGGTGGCCCTTTTCAGCCTGCAGGCGGCCCTCACCACGGCGAGCGGCTTTTTCTCCACCCTGCTCGCCGGCCTCCTCTCCGAGTGGGTGGGGGCCAGGCACGTCCTCCTTTTCGCCCTGCCCTTCTTCCTCCTGGCCGTGCCCTTGGCGCTGGGCTTGCCGGAAGGGGAGGGGAAGGTCCCGCGGCTAAAGGGGCGGTTTGGGGTGTGGCTTCGCCTCCTCGTGCCCCAGGTGGTCATCGGCTTTGGGGCGGGGCTCGTCATCCCCTTTTTGAACCTTTACCTGAAGGAGAAGTTCGGGCTCACCTACGGGGCCACGGGCCTCGTCTTCGCCCTTTCCTCCTTGGCCACGGGCGGGGCCATGCTCCTCCAGCCCCTCTTGGTCCATAGGGTGGGGAAGCTTGGGGCCATCGTCTGGGTGCAGGCCCTCTCCCTTCCCTTCCTCGCCCTTTTGGCCTGGGCCCCTTGGCTTCCCGTGGTCACCTTGGCCCTTTTGGTGCGGGGGGCCCTGATGAACGCTGCCGGGCCCGTCTACGCCGCCTTGGTCATGGACTACTTACCCGAGGAGGAGCGCGCGGGCTTCTTCCTGGTGGAGTCGGCCCTTTGGAGCCTCCTCTTCGCCCTAGGAAGCGCCCTTTCCGGCAAGCTCCAGGCCGCCCTAGGGCTTGGTGCCTTCCACTACCTCTTTGGGGCCACCTTGGCCCTTTACGCCCTGGGCATCGCCCTCTGGCCCTGGGCCTTCCGGCAAAAGGCCCCGCCTGGAGGCGGGGCCTAG
- the nth gene encoding endonuclease III: MGCPREGEKEKKARALAILKALKEAYPGARTELRHNSPFQLLVATVLSAQATDKSVNEATPALFARFPDARALAEATPEEVEPYIRRIGLYKTKAKNLVALAKRLVAEYGGEVPKDKEALMRLPGVGWKTATVVLGAAFGIPGIAVDTHVARLSRRLCLTEAKRPERIGADLERLFPREDWVFVHHALVLHGRYVCTARKPRCGACVLAPFCPSREA, encoded by the coding sequence GTGGGTTGTCCGAGGGAAGGCGAAAAGGAGAAGAAGGCTAGGGCCCTCGCCATCCTGAAGGCCCTCAAGGAGGCCTATCCCGGTGCCCGCACGGAGCTTCGGCATAATAGCCCCTTCCAACTCCTCGTGGCCACGGTCCTTTCCGCCCAGGCCACGGACAAAAGCGTGAACGAGGCCACCCCGGCCCTCTTCGCCCGCTTCCCCGACGCCCGGGCCCTGGCGGAGGCCACCCCGGAGGAGGTGGAGCCCTATATCAGGCGCATCGGGCTTTACAAGACCAAGGCCAAGAACCTGGTGGCCTTGGCGAAGCGGCTTGTGGCGGAGTATGGGGGCGAGGTGCCTAAGGACAAGGAGGCCCTCATGCGGCTTCCCGGGGTGGGCTGGAAGACGGCCACGGTGGTCCTGGGGGCGGCCTTCGGCATCCCCGGCATCGCCGTGGACACCCACGTGGCGCGGCTAAGCCGGAGGCTTTGCCTCACGGAAGCCAAGCGCCCGGAGAGGATCGGGGCTGACCTGGAAAGGCTTTTCCCCAGGGAGGACTGGGTTTTCGTCCACCACGCCTTGGTCCTCCACGGCCGCTACGTGTGCACGGCGAGGAAGCCCCGTTGCGGCGCCTGCGTCCTCGCCCCCTTTTGCCCAAGCCGGGAGGCTTAG
- a CDS encoding ASCH domain-containing protein: protein MERPKIGLIVREPYASLIVDGKKTWEIRKRYARHRGPLGIVTGGRLIGQADLVGVEGPFSVEELLPHFAKHQAEEAFLRAYAEDAPLYAWVLENAFRYEKPLWVPRRKGRVMFVDLSEVPW from the coding sequence GTGGAAAGGCCCAAAATCGGGCTCATCGTGCGCGAGCCCTACGCCAGCCTCATCGTGGACGGCAAGAAGACCTGGGAGATCCGCAAGCGCTACGCCCGCCACCGAGGTCCCTTGGGCATCGTCACGGGAGGGAGGCTCATTGGCCAGGCGGACCTGGTGGGGGTGGAAGGCCCTTTCAGCGTGGAAGAGCTCCTGCCCCACTTCGCCAAGCACCAAGCGGAGGAGGCCTTCCTCCGGGCCTACGCCGAAGATGCCCCCCTCTACGCCTGGGTCTTGGAGAACGCCTTCCGCTACGAGAAGCCCCTCTGGGTTCCCCGGCGCAAGGGCCGGGTCATGTTCGTGGACCTGTCCGAGGTACCGTGGTGA
- a CDS encoding GNAT family N-acetyltransferase — MRVLGRRVYWRWYGEVLLEGGTVLRMSGDAAKWLRPGDRVRLSTEFKKPLLGFDEYALEGAFPIWPPFSRELVHVRESPLGGEAYRYRLRVREATYEGDFEAIAELEQFHYASEKEVVALWVCTRCQKTLLANTKPVCDCGGEARLKEIRGSTPASRFLVLELLERLPFEPKILGYLRLDPPIPRMHRKTPEGVERDIRERIFPKDWFHPTYEGGGDWEEALDRVNTAAARIARVVVHPDYRSEGFGKLLVEMALAWAKERGAPEGRREKHLVYTIAQMARYHPFFEKVGFRYLFETASGRPVLFYPLTEEAKAYLECFLREDPYARAHGGRLFRPRFGRVAGLKGPIRLQGVHKAYRSHLDLEGLPPEVQEALAAFGVRARVVERAVLRGADLEIPPGSLVVLAGASGAGKTTLLRLLLGEPPDLGRVVLPPGRRVAYIPGEREVALGEGAVLEAVYRKLGDVGAAIEVLNRVGLSDAVLYRARPKELSTGQRERFRLALLLAERPDLVLIDEFAAHLDVPTARRVALGLGKLCREAGITLVAATHRPEVIAALDPDLLVFVGYGGLTTVPRTGPRT; from the coding sequence GTGCGGGTCCTGGGGCGCAGGGTCTACTGGCGCTGGTACGGGGAGGTGCTCCTGGAAGGGGGCACCGTCCTCCGCATGTCGGGGGACGCCGCCAAGTGGCTTCGCCCGGGGGACCGGGTGCGCCTAAGCACGGAGTTCAAGAAGCCCCTCCTGGGCTTTGACGAGTACGCCCTGGAGGGGGCCTTCCCCATCTGGCCCCCCTTTAGCCGGGAACTCGTGCACGTGCGGGAAAGCCCCTTGGGCGGGGAGGCCTACCGCTACCGCCTTAGGGTGCGGGAGGCCACGTACGAGGGGGACTTTGAGGCCATCGCCGAGCTGGAGCAGTTCCACTACGCCTCGGAGAAGGAGGTGGTGGCCCTTTGGGTCTGCACCCGGTGCCAGAAAACCCTTCTGGCCAACACCAAGCCCGTTTGCGACTGCGGGGGAGAGGCGCGGCTTAAGGAGATTCGGGGCTCCACCCCGGCAAGCCGCTTTCTGGTGCTGGAACTCTTGGAGCGCCTCCCCTTTGAGCCCAAAATCCTCGGCTACCTGCGCCTAGACCCGCCCATCCCCCGCATGCACCGCAAGACCCCCGAAGGGGTGGAGCGGGACATCCGGGAAAGGATTTTTCCCAAGGACTGGTTCCACCCCACCTACGAGGGGGGAGGCGACTGGGAGGAGGCTTTAGACCGGGTCAATACCGCCGCCGCCCGCATCGCCCGGGTGGTGGTCCACCCCGACTACCGCTCGGAGGGCTTTGGGAAGCTTCTCGTGGAGATGGCCTTGGCGTGGGCCAAGGAGCGGGGTGCCCCCGAGGGGAGGCGGGAGAAGCACCTCGTCTACACCATCGCCCAGATGGCCCGCTACCACCCCTTCTTTGAAAAGGTGGGCTTCCGCTACCTCTTTGAAACCGCCTCGGGGCGGCCCGTGCTCTTCTATCCCCTAACCGAGGAGGCGAAGGCCTACTTGGAGTGCTTCCTCCGGGAGGACCCCTACGCCCGGGCCCACGGGGGGCGGCTCTTCCGGCCCCGGTTTGGGCGGGTGGCGGGGCTAAAGGGGCCCATAAGGCTCCAAGGGGTCCACAAGGCCTACCGGAGCCACTTAGACCTGGAGGGCCTCCCTCCGGAGGTGCAGGAGGCCTTGGCCGCCTTCGGGGTAAGGGCCCGGGTGGTGGAGCGGGCGGTGCTAAGGGGTGCGGATTTGGAAATCCCCCCGGGAAGCCTGGTGGTCCTGGCGGGGGCGAGCGGGGCGGGGAAGACCACCCTGCTCCGCCTCCTCCTGGGCGAGCCCCCGGACCTGGGCCGGGTGGTCCTTCCCCCGGGCAGGCGCGTGGCGTACATCCCGGGGGAGCGGGAGGTGGCGCTGGGGGAGGGGGCGGTCCTCGAGGCGGTCTACCGGAAGCTCGGGGACGTGGGGGCGGCCATTGAGGTCCTGAACCGCGTGGGGCTTTCCGACGCCGTGCTCTACCGGGCAAGGCCCAAGGAGCTTTCCACGGGGCAGAGGGAGCGCTTCCGCCTGGCCCTCCTCTTGGCTGAGAGGCCCGACCTTGTCCTCATAGACGAGTTCGCCGCCCACCTGGACGTGCCCACCGCCCGGCGGGTGGCCCTGGGCCTAGGGAAGTTGTGCCGGGAAGCGGGGATCACCTTGGTGGCCGCTACCCACCGCCCCGAGGTCATCGCTGCCTTGGACCCCGACCTTCTGGTCTTCGTGGGCTACGGGGGGCTCACCACGGTACCTCGGACAGGTCCACGAACATGA
- the proS gene encoding proline--tRNA ligase, whose amino-acid sequence MAKEKGLTPQSQDFSEWYLEVIQKAELADYGPVRGTIVVRPYGYAIWENIQQVLDRMFKETGHQNAYFPLFIPMSFLRKEAEHVEGFSPELAVVTHAGGEELEEPLAVRPTSETVIGYMWSKWIKSYRDLPQLLNQWGNVVRWELRTRPFLRTSEFLWQEGHTAHATREEAEEEVRRMLGIYAKLAREYAAIPVVEGRKTEKEKFAGAVYTTTIEAMMRDGKALQSGTSHYLGENFARAFDIKFQDKDLQVKYVHTTSWGLSWRFIGAIIMTHGDDQGLVLPPRLAPIQAVIVPIYREESREKVLEAAHDLRRRLLKAGVRVHLDDRDQYTPGYKFHEWELKGVPYRVELGPKDLEAGEAVLASRLGGKERVSLEALPALLPQKLDEFHEALYQRALAFREAHTRRVDTYEAFKEAVQEGFALAFHCGDKACERLIQEETTATTRCVPFEGEPEEGVCVRCGKPAAYGKRVVFAKAY is encoded by the coding sequence ATGGCGAAGGAGAAGGGCCTAACCCCTCAGAGCCAAGACTTCAGCGAGTGGTACCTCGAGGTCATCCAGAAAGCGGAGCTCGCCGACTACGGGCCGGTGAGGGGCACCATCGTGGTCCGCCCCTACGGCTACGCCATTTGGGAGAATATCCAACAGGTCCTGGACCGCATGTTCAAGGAGACGGGCCACCAAAACGCCTACTTCCCCCTCTTCATCCCCATGAGCTTCCTCAGGAAGGAGGCGGAGCACGTGGAGGGGTTTTCCCCCGAGCTTGCCGTGGTGACCCATGCCGGGGGGGAGGAGCTGGAGGAGCCTTTGGCGGTGCGGCCCACCTCGGAAACGGTCATCGGGTACATGTGGTCCAAGTGGATCAAGAGCTACCGGGACCTGCCCCAGCTCCTAAACCAGTGGGGGAACGTGGTGCGTTGGGAGCTTCGCACCAGGCCTTTCCTGCGCACCAGCGAGTTCTTGTGGCAGGAGGGCCACACCGCCCACGCCACCCGGGAGGAGGCGGAGGAGGAGGTGCGAAGGATGCTCGGCATCTACGCCAAGCTCGCCCGGGAGTACGCCGCCATCCCCGTGGTGGAAGGGAGGAAGACGGAGAAGGAAAAGTTCGCCGGGGCGGTCTACACCACCACCATTGAGGCCATGATGCGGGACGGGAAGGCCCTGCAGTCGGGCACGAGCCACTACCTGGGGGAGAACTTCGCCCGGGCCTTTGACATCAAGTTCCAGGACAAGGACCTCCAGGTGAAGTACGTGCACACCACCAGCTGGGGGCTTTCCTGGCGCTTCATCGGGGCCATCATCATGACCCACGGGGACGACCAGGGCCTCGTCCTTCCTCCCCGCCTGGCCCCCATCCAGGCGGTCATTGTTCCCATCTACCGGGAGGAGAGCCGGGAAAAGGTCCTGGAGGCGGCCCATGACCTCAGGCGCCGCCTCTTGAAGGCGGGGGTGCGGGTCCACCTGGACGACCGGGACCAGTACACCCCGGGGTACAAGTTCCACGAGTGGGAGCTCAAGGGGGTGCCTTACCGGGTGGAGCTCGGCCCCAAGGACCTCGAGGCGGGCGAGGCGGTGCTGGCAAGCCGCCTGGGAGGGAAGGAGAGGGTTTCCCTGGAGGCCTTGCCCGCCCTCTTGCCCCAAAAACTGGACGAGTTCCACGAGGCCCTCTACCAAAGGGCCCTGGCCTTCCGCGAGGCCCACACCCGCAGGGTGGACACCTACGAGGCCTTCAAGGAGGCGGTGCAGGAGGGGTTCGCCCTGGCCTTCCACTGCGGGGACAAGGCCTGCGAGCGGCTCATCCAGGAGGAAACCACCGCCACCACCCGCTGCGTGCCCTTTGAGGGGGAGCCGGAGGAGGGGGTCTGCGTGCGGTGCGGGAAGCCTGCGGCCTACGGCAAGCGGGTGGTCTTCGCCAAGGCCTACTGA
- a CDS encoding 2,3-bisphosphoglycerate-independent phosphoglycerate mutase, which produces MDLIPVLKELHQPGGKILLVVLDGVGGLPLELGGPTELEAAQTPNLDRLAQESALGLLTPVHPGLAPGSGPGHLALFGYDPFRYLVGRGALSALGLGADFREGDIALRGNFATLDAEGKVVDRRAGRPSTEENQRVIAKLKEAIPRIEDVEVHFYTESEHRFLVILRGEGLGDGVTDTDPQKAGLPPLEAKPLDEASQKTAHVLNLLSQRIREVLKDEPRLNGALFRGASKRPRFPGFQEVYGLKAAAIASYPMYKGLAALVGMEVLPVEGEGDAHEGKIKALRENWERYEFFYLHFKKTDAKGEDGDFYGKVREIERFDALLPELLALKPEVLALTGDHSTPALLKAHSWHPVPLLLKAPYLRRDEARRFTEAEALKGSLGHLRGVELMPLLLAHAGRLLKYGA; this is translated from the coding sequence ATGGACCTTATCCCCGTTCTCAAGGAGCTTCACCAACCCGGCGGCAAGATCCTCCTCGTGGTCCTGGACGGCGTGGGGGGGCTTCCCCTGGAGCTGGGAGGCCCCACGGAGCTGGAGGCAGCCCAAACCCCCAACCTGGACCGGCTAGCCCAGGAAAGCGCCCTGGGCCTTCTCACCCCCGTCCACCCGGGCCTCGCCCCGGGCTCGGGCCCCGGGCACCTGGCCCTTTTCGGCTACGACCCCTTCCGCTACCTGGTAGGCCGGGGGGCCCTGAGCGCCTTGGGCCTGGGGGCGGACTTCCGGGAAGGGGACATCGCCCTAAGGGGCAACTTCGCCACCTTGGACGCCGAGGGGAAGGTGGTGGACCGCCGGGCGGGCAGGCCCTCCACGGAGGAAAACCAAAGGGTCATCGCCAAGCTAAAGGAGGCCATCCCCCGGATAGAGGACGTGGAGGTCCACTTCTACACGGAAAGCGAGCACCGCTTCTTGGTGATCCTACGGGGCGAGGGCCTGGGGGATGGCGTGACGGACACCGACCCGCAGAAGGCGGGCCTTCCCCCCTTGGAGGCCAAGCCCCTGGACGAGGCCTCCCAGAAGACCGCCCACGTCCTCAACCTCCTCTCCCAGCGCATCCGGGAGGTGCTCAAGGACGAACCCCGCCTCAACGGGGCCCTCTTCCGCGGGGCCTCCAAGAGGCCCCGCTTCCCCGGCTTCCAGGAGGTGTATGGTCTAAAGGCCGCCGCCATCGCCAGCTACCCCATGTACAAGGGCCTCGCCGCCCTGGTGGGCATGGAGGTCCTCCCCGTGGAGGGGGAAGGGGACGCCCACGAGGGGAAAATCAAGGCCCTGCGGGAGAACTGGGAGCGGTACGAGTTCTTCTACCTCCACTTCAAGAAGACGGACGCCAAAGGGGAGGACGGGGACTTCTATGGCAAGGTGCGGGAGATTGAGCGCTTTGACGCCCTCCTGCCCGAGCTCCTCGCCCTAAAGCCCGAGGTCCTCGCCCTCACCGGGGACCACTCCACCCCCGCCCTCCTCAAGGCCCACTCCTGGCACCCCGTGCCCCTCCTCCTCAAGGCCCCCTACCTGCGGCGGGACGAGGCGAGGCGCTTCACGGAGGCCGAGGCCCTGAAGGGAAGCCTCGGCCACCTAAGGGGGGTGGAGCTCATGCCCCTCCTCCTGGCCCACGCCGGGCGGCTATTGAAGTATGGGGCCTAA